The following DNA comes from Nicotiana sylvestris chromosome 10, ASM39365v2, whole genome shotgun sequence.
GGATTTTGAGAAAAACCTAGGATTTGGTGAAAATGAGATATTGCTTCAAAATTGGTTGTGGCATTAAGTAAAATTACATATTTGATCTCATGAGGCTATGGGTAATAATTATCTTCAAAATTTCCGAAATTCGTACACATGGAccaggggtgaattttaggaatctttcaatttgggttgggtaatcactctaATAGTTAGATTATAAACTTTTGAGCACATATTGActaatttatattatatttggctagttttggattGTTTGACACCAAGTTGAGGATTTAGAGCAAATTTGTGGACCGGAAGTGAGCTTGAGaacaaggtaagtctcttgcctaaccttgtaagaaggaaCTCATCCCCCTAGGTGTATCTTGTCGTGTATTACTTGTGTGGGGAGCTACGTACGCAGtaggtgacaagagtccgtgtgtagctaaATTTCATTATATGTCCAGGTAGTCTTAGACACACATCATATTTTAATTGTACTATTTTGTTTATTATGTATGTTAATTGTCTTGAATAGAGCTGTGACTACGGGATTTTAAAGTTGAAATTCTTGAATTTAGATTTCTTATTTTTGGAAGAATTGAGGAATACATAATAAAACTTTTCTACCctcatgggagcgggccgttcgcctcggtagtataatagatgcatctatggttcgtctCGTTTGACCCTCGGCGGTGAACACAATATATTTTTGGATTGGGCCGTACGACTTCGGCATAAATACTCGAAGCCTgattatacttgatattattttatGGTTTGAGaggttataatttatttaatgcCACAAATTGACTTGGAGTTAGTAGGTTTTGGTTAGAGATTTTGGAAGTTACTTTTTATTAAAGAATCACTTATTCACAACTTGctattgtgttattattattatttacataTATCATGCTTATttagaatttttatattttattcattggcccatagtaagtgtcgatgtcaacACCTGGTCATTAATTTTTCGatgttagactggatacttactggctACATATTGTTCATGTACACACACTACAGTTCTGCACTAATCGTGCAGGATCCGAGGCACGTGCATCTAGTAGTTATTCCAACACGCACCCCCATTACCCCGAGGCTTAGTGGTGAGCTTTTTCTGAGTCTGTTCTACAGCACTGGAGTCTCTCTTTTGTATTTACTTTCTATCTactctatttcagacagtagcttagtgttttgtatattctactagttgctcatacacttgtgacaccaggtcttggaaaCATTCTAGTAGACTTTATGGTTTTTGAGCATCTATTTCATTGCATTTCCTCTTTCATTAGTTTTCGtttaatttatttaaattttCTACTCCTTATTTTCGTAATAAATAAAATTCAActattttgaaattattaaaaataatagTTACATGGTTAGTTcaccattggcttgcctagcgacaATATTAGGCACTATCACGACCTATAGGAGAAATTGGGTTGTGACAATATgatattagagcactaggttaaCGTATGACTCACAAGCTATGAGCAGGCCCAATACAGTCTTGCGGATCAGTGCAGAGTCGTCCgcatttatcttcgagaggctatagggtgttaagAAACTAATCTTTCTTCATCTCCTATCGTACAGTTGATGTTGCGCTAAgtatctttctcttattttctcaCAGATAGTAAGAGCATGCGCGATAGATGTACCTGACCatggaggagctgctccccctattgctagaggccgagggagGGATCCAGCTCGTCGCAGAGGATGAGGGCGTCCTAGAGTTGCTCCAATTATGCCACCAATAGATCCAGTGGAGGATTCTGTCATTGAGGAGTAGGGCGAGGTTCATATAGCGGGGCCAGCCCTAGTGGATTTCATGTCCGCGCTAGGatttcaggaggtcatgggccgtatgctacggttcatggattctatgactcaaGATGGTTTATTTCCAGTTGGCCCAGCCATATCGCAGGCGGGAGGGGGAGCCTAACCCATACCGCTCACGCTGCGGGGAATGCAACTGTCATATATCGGACCCTAGGCGCATTACCCATGGGCAGAGCCCAGCTAGTTGTCGCAGCTATACCTAAGCCCAGACCAGCTAGCCGGCAAGCCGCAAAAGCTATTGGATAGATGGATCAGGCTACATCCTCCTGTCTTTGGAGGTGAGTGACATGAGGACCCCCAGGACTTTATTTATCGTTGCaaggacagactgcacaacataaGGATATTGGAGTCCAACAGGGTGGACTTTATCACCTTTcagctggagggcagggcccgtacaTGGTGGCAGTCCTATCTTCTCGGCAGGCCAGCAAGTTCTCCTCCCTTGACTTGAGACCAGTTCACACATATCTTTCTGGATAGATATATTCCACCCTCTCAGAGGGAAGTGTTGCGATTTTAGTTCGAGCAGTTTCAGCAGGGTCAGATGTCGGTGACCAACTATGAGGCGAGATTCTTTGAGTTGTCTTGCCATGCAAGTATGATACTCCACACCAATGTAGAGAGAGTGTGGAGGTTTGTTGCAGGTTGGCACTATGGTATCCAGGCCACTATGGCCCGAGAGGTTGAGATAGGGACCTCTTACGAGTTGGTTGTGAAGATAGCTTAGAGGATCGAGGGTGTTCGTCAGTGGAGCCAGGAGAAGATGCTGTGAGACAAGCAGTTTCATTATTCTGGAGGGTTTAGTGGTGCTTTGTATGGGGGAAGAGATCAGTTTGTGAGGGGTCAATCTAACAGGCCCACAAATCCAGCATTGTCTCCTTCTTAGGGTGCTCTAGTGCGGCCCTATTTCTGTGCTATTCTAGAGTGTTCCTACCATCCACCAGCTATTCAGGATTCCTCCTGTGAGTATTCAGCCATTAGGGACAGACTTCAGGCCAGCAGTCCACCGCTCCGAGGGTTTGTCATGAGTGTGATGATCTTGGCGACATGAAGATGTTTTGCcccagacttcggggcaaggcaaTACATCAGGGTCATTAGCTTATGATTATAGCACCAACTATCGCACTAGCCGTCCAAccacctagaggtggaggtcagttGGGTAGGGGTCGTCATAGAGGTGAAGGGCAGTCAGTTTGCGTTCTAGCTAGGTtttatgcttttccagccagaCTAGATGTTGTAGTCTCAGATGCCATGATCACTTGAATTATTTTTGTCTGCGGCAGGGATGCTTAGGTAATTTTTGATCCATGGTCTACATGTtcatatgtttcatctttgttttcTCATTTTCTAGGTGTTCCTCATGTGTTCTTGGGTACTCCAGTATGTGTATCCATGCCAGTGGGCGATtctattattatggatcggatCTTTCAGTCATGTATCGTGACATTCTGTGGTTATGAGACTAgagcggatcttttgttgctCGACATGACCGACTTTGAGATCAtcctaggcatggactggttgtctccatatCATGCCATCCTTGATTattatgccaagactgttacctcGGCAATTCCAGAGTTAcctagattggagtggaagggttcatcTGTCACTGCACCTAGTCGGATTATCTCTTTTATGAAGGGTCGATACATGGTTGAGAAGGGttatttggcttatctagcttatgtttggAATACGGTTGTAGAGACTTCGACGACTGATTCAGTCCTCTGGGAGTTGTTAGATGTGTTTCCCTCTAATCTACCAGGCATGCCACTAGATCGTGATATCGATTTATGTATTGCTTTGGCTCCAAGTACCAAGTCTATCCCTATTCCACCATACCGCATGGCtccaaaagagttgaaggagttgaaagaacaTTTTGAAGAGTTGCTAGCAAAGGGGTTCATCAGAccgagtgtgtcaccttggggtacaCCATTGTTATCCGAGAAGAAGAAATATGGAACtatgcagatgtgcattgattacccctagttgaacaaagttaccattaacAACAAGCACTTGTTGCTGCgttttgatgatttatttgaccagttacagggtgcgagggtgttctgTAGATCGACTTCAGTTCGGGGTATCATCAGTAGAAGATTCGTGATTCGGATGTACCGAAGACGGctttccgtactagatatggccactatgagttcctagtgatgtccttcggttTGAGTAACTCCCCGGCAGTGTTTATTGATTTGATAAATCGGGTGTTCAACCATATATTGACTCGTTTATCATtttcttcattgatgacatattgATCTACTTGCGTAGCATGGAGGATCACGAGCAGCACTTGAGAGTGGTGTTTTAAACCTTGCGGGAACAAAagctatatgctaaattctccaagtgtgagttcttgTTAGATTCTATGGCATTATTGGGGCATGGTATATCAGGtgagggtattaaggtagatcccaAAAAGATaaaggcagtttagagttggcctcaTCCTACCATAGCGACTAAGATCATGAGCTTCttgggttagcaggttattattgtcGGTTTATGATGGGATTATCATCTACTGCAGCACCTTCGTCTTGATTGATCCATAAAGGTGCTCCATTTCAATGGTTTGACGATTGCGAGGCGAGCTTTAAGAAGCTCAAGTCCGCCTTGACTTCAGCAATGTTGTTAGTGTTGTTTTCCAATTCAGGGATGTATACTATGTATTATGATACTTCACTCATTGTcctgggttgtgtattgatgcggGAGGTGCAAGTTATTGCATATACTTCATGTCAGCTGAAGACCCACAAGAAGAATTACCCcgtacatgatttggagttggccacAATAGTTCATGCTCgcaagatctggaggcattatctttatggggtgtctTGTGAGGTTTACACCGATCATCTTaacttgcagcatttgttcaatcatatggatctcaatttgaggaagcaccgatggcttgagttactaaaagATTATGATAGTAACATCTTTTATCATCCAGGCAAGGAGAATATGGTCACGGACACCTTGAGCAGAAAGGCGAAAaatatgggtagtttggcatttatttcagcagaggagaggccattagCTTTGGACATTTGGTCCTTGGTTAACatacttgtgaggttggacatttcagagcccaaccgagttcttgcatgtgtCATCTCACAGTCTTCATTATTCGAGCATATTAAGGCTCGTCAGTACAACGATCCACACTTGTTGGTTCTCAGAGAGACAGTACTacagggtggtgccaaggagggTACTATCAGTGAGAATGGTGTTCTTCGACTCTAGGGACGTCTATATGTTTGTACTATTGATGGATTTAGGGAAAAGATTCTACAGGAGGCacatagttctcggtattctgTTCATCCAGGTGCTATGAAGATGCATCGTGACCTGAGGTGCCTAAATttccagcaggttaagtatgagcaccagaggctagGTGGCCTACTTCAACAGATAGTTATACCTGAAtggaaatgggagcgcattactatggacttcgtagttgggttgtcgTGGACCTTGATGCAGTTTAATGCAGATTGGGTCATtcttgataggttgaccaagtcggcacacttcattccagttgtgACTACATAATCTTCAGAGAGATTGGCCCAGATTTAAATTCAGGATATTGTTCTGTTGTATGGTGTGCCAGTTCTATCATATCCGAAAAAGGCCTTTAGTTTACTTCGCACTTCTGGAGGGCAATTCAAAATGAGTTGGGTACCCAGGTAGAGCTCAGCACAACCTTTCATCCGCAGACTAACAGGCAGTCGAAGCGGAtggttcagatcttggaggatatttcagagcatgtgtgattgacttcagAGGGTAGTGGGATCGATTCTTGCCTTTGGTCGAGTTTTCTTATAACTACTGTTATCCGTCCAACATCGAGATGGCTCTATTTGAGGCTATACatggtcggcgatgtcgttcgtgcattggatggtttgagcccaaCAAGGCgaagttatatggtactgatgccttggaaaaggtaaaattgattcaggagcgacttcgcaCATTAAAGTCCAGATAGAAGACCTACACGGATCAGAAGGCACATGATTTATCATTTATAGTaggtgagaaggttctcttgGAAGTCTAACCGATGAAGGGAATTATGAGGTTtgagaagaagggaaagttgagcccatggtttataggtccatttgaggtgttgaggcgagttggggaggttgcttatgagcttgctttacttACCAatctatcgggagttcatccgatTTTCCATTTGtatatgctccggaagtatcatgcCGATAGGTCGCATGTGTTAGACTATAGCACAATTCAACTAGATGAGAGCCTGGGTTATGAGAAGGAGCtagttgccattgttgataggcAAGTTCGCCAGTTGATGTCCAAGAAGGTTTCTGCAGTAAATGTTCAGTGGACAGGTCAACCAGTTGAGGAGGCGACTTGGAAGACTAATGAGgccatgcggagcagatatccacacttatccGGCATCCAGGTACAATTTTAGACTTGTTCGAGGGCGAACCTGTTACGCCctaaacctggggaggcgtggctggcatcCGGTGCcgtactggcccgagcgaaccactctgtaactctttttttttctaactatcatgggccaacgtAGCCACAActtgtaatgtataactataagtggaaaACACTGAATTAATGAACcatctttcttaaaacatgaatacatatgggtcgtcaaggactctgacatactatacaaaatgaacctctacatacaaagcctctaagatcaTTTGACATTAAATGGAATAGGGTACCGTCCTACCCATAGGTCTATAGCAAACTTCTGACATGATGACTTATAGATTCGGCTGCACtacgaatgaggtggagtcttactgtaccttcgctgaatgccaatctcgtctattATGAGGGCTCGTTAAACTGCTTTACTATACTtgtaggcatgaatgcagcgtccccaacaaaaggacattagtactgtcacacctcctttttgcgtgcccggccccgaagggttagatgctcgggtggagtttttccaatttaagtgacaatattcgaaatgggattatttatttaattcagagtcgccacttgggaaaggtttggtttttggtgtcccaagtcaccggtttatcttgaatcccaaatcgaggaaattttcgacttttccaaatgaagtctgcgaaccagaaattctaagtaaggaattctgttgacccgagggaaggtgttaggcaccctcgaatcccgtggttctagcacggtcgcttaaattgttataatggctaaatatctgatttaaatacatgttgtgacttatgtgcttttattaagttttaaccgcttttattattatcatttattttacagaattgcaacgtcgtgaaaatgcatatcgaaccacgtcacaatcaatgcacccgtagttgttaacacatttttgactccgttgagacttgaattcgggtcacatcaatgtgcacccgattttaagaatataatttacttaaaccgtgcctaaagagtctaacgcgttattattttgtagaaaagccatgaaatttattaaatggcctatcttgagttctagataattatcatggttatttatggagggccccacaattgttgcacttttatttggcgaggctcatctctatttttttAGAAAAGATATCCtgaagtggctacatttctaatgcgcttgtctctaaaactaggtgaaaaggtacgtgctaattcaactataggcttttgcctaattcggattcttatcaatttctgattgattatttacaaagtggagggatgtcataactcgtgaaacatactttaattggGCCAAGAAATTACACTCGAGATTGACCCAACATTATACTTGTgtccaaacatttcttgaattgaaaTTTACTAGACTGATTGGGGCCGaattaaaggaattaactactaggcatTGTCACTAACGGGATTTGAACATAATattatgtactgcctaacgagttatgataaaagaaaactaaaatgaacaaagaaacattcgtgtaaggtggaaatattctattctATGCATGTCGCTCAGTTGAACGGGAATCCTAGTCAAAATCTATACTAATTCTCCATGCCCTCTCTGTATTGTGTCATTATATTTTGTACCAGcaaacaactacaaactaagAAGCTAGAGGCTAAACTTGATGGAGTATTatctaattaatctttcattacatgaatcacactaatcaatttatacaatctGAAGTCAGTATATCACAAACATTTACAAACGGATATCTAAATCTTCTTCAGgaaaactcctttcatttcatgcttttgaattgttacagttaacaccaaagttgggtttgaaatgtgtacctggaaacactgaaaatgcaaaggagaagaagaaaaagataggGAAATTAGCAGCAGCAAGAAACtaaatagcagcagcagcaaggcaagatagcagcaggcaaagcaaTATAGCAAGAAGCAagctcgagtgcagaaatgcaactatggccaatagaaagcaatagccaaataaaAGCAACACctagtggagtagaatcagaactccggACAGACCAAacacagtagtaaaccaatgaaggcactcaactaatagacacaactgggatttcaaaggatcagaattggcttgaacaaattgaaacaattgaaaacccaataacaataggaggaagaaagtttctgattgttgggtgtatcccttctatcccttaatctccctctatctatgtgtatctattttgtatgtatttcagctctccttttcaaactcctcacagtattttttctttttgtctctCTATATTTTTTGATTCCTCCTTTTATCTCTGTatgtcctcccttttataagctttcacattaccccttttacagcctgtttagaccatcAGAAACCCCCTCATGTGCTGccctcttttcagttccacttagtcaTTTAAGTATTATCCAAAACCCCAtcatattcccttggcaggcttacttttttgtaatgtttattatttctgaaatgaaagtagggtgtgggcagcaggatgtatctgacagcatatgctgtcaaaacatttttaaatcaaacaaaagcctttatgcacatgttgtgcacaagtgcacatgccctccaattctgactgcaactaaacaaaatcaaCCCCTTTACACTTCTGATTCAGactaacaactataagtagctaaattcaatTCCCAACTGATTCATACAATGCTAAACAGGAGCAAATCAATTTGTATAttgttcaaacatctgaaactaattgacgacatatgtcgactcgactatactagttataactcgTACAATCGAGACCAaagtcagacatttaacagtatcgaacacatgattcgaattgtactgactacgCAAAATTACATGGGAAGAATCAGTTGGTCAGTTCACATTTGAAACCcaattaattgcacaacaaatacatacatacaaattatcagaacaattagaagaaagactcaatcaaacaacaaaggttcaggcgagATGGACAGGAacagttgataaaactcaaaacacagattaAAAACAAAACCAGAACAAATCTTTTAAACGAACATGGACTAACATAAATAAGCAAAGAGAATcaaaactcacctcaaatcttgaaaaatcaaaagccttaactcggattcggacagacctttcttaaggctgaacgggctttaatcgaagtgtttctcagatgagaaacacttcgattaaggtccattagaccttaatcttttagtttgaacaaaacacggaccatcgacgaagaccttcaaagttccaaaaattagatccgggattcgtgcttccctggtcagattcggaccaaaccaagcatggtttggtcacgaggggggtctggggactgtctggtgcgaagttgaggtcgattggtgtaactcgggttccgactcgaatcttcaaatgaagattcgagaaggtgggaagggattcgaactaaacggccaacagatcgatgttcagggcggtgagggggttctatggtgttcaggcggaggtcatcggcgttcatgccgccgggattaatggcgagggataagggggcggctagggtttcgtggggaaggaggtgaagacggaagctggggtattggataggggggcagggtgtggtaggaggcttatatatggaatggggggattgatttcaaccgttggatgagacgagatggacggcttggatctgaaggtttaaatgaaacgtcgtcgtttgtctttgtaggggtcagaattggttcggATAACGGGTCAGGTAGTGGGGTTACGGGTGAaagatctggaccgttggatcggcttggtttaaacggttgtgatggattggcatcgaaacgacgtagttttggtgttaaactacgtcgttttatggcctgggggtgggctgtttggactggtggcttgggctgtccgtttgggcattatttgtttgggccaattttaataaattggcccaagtccggaaaggCAAGgcccttttttttattataaaaaaaaacaaaactaaataaaatcaaattaaaataaacacccaatacaattattcacacacacgttaaaataattcaaaaatgggtaaaattaaacaaaaattaaaatcacggacga
Coding sequences within:
- the LOC138879284 gene encoding uncharacterized protein; the encoded protein is MKGIMRFEKKGKLSPWFIGPFEVLRRVGEVAYELALLTNLSGVHPIFHLYMLRKYHADRSHVLDYSTIQLDESLGYEKELVAIVDRQVRQLMSKKVSAVNVQWTGQPVEEATWKTNEAMRSRYPHLSGIQLTPKLGLKCVPGNTENAKEKKKKIGKLAAARN